One Streptococcus sp. zg-86 DNA window includes the following coding sequences:
- a CDS encoding DUF3021 domain-containing protein, with protein sequence MKPYLYSASIGITIGLSISLLMSAIFGHGTYLPLNPASTLGQYYLQHFNLVEVMLISALIWATIGLLFQIVDRIFKQDWSLVKMTVVHFLLTAVGFTLLGLLAGWFPLNLTWLLFFEIIFVIIYVIIFFINYHNMKKQVRAINQGLRK encoded by the coding sequence ATGAAACCCTATCTTTATTCTGCAAGTATTGGCATTACCATTGGCCTAAGTATCTCGCTGTTGATGTCCGCTATTTTTGGACACGGTACCTATCTGCCGCTCAATCCTGCATCTACCTTGGGGCAGTATTATCTGCAACATTTTAATTTGGTAGAAGTCATGCTGATTTCAGCCCTTATCTGGGCGACTATTGGTCTATTATTTCAAATTGTGGATCGAATTTTCAAGCAAGATTGGAGCTTGGTCAAGATGACGGTGGTGCATTTTCTTCTAACCGCAGTCGGCTTTACATTGCTCGGCTTACTAGCAGGCTGGTTTCCTCTTAATCTCACTTGGCTGCTGTTTTTTGAAATAATTTTTGTTATCATCTATGTTATCATTTTTTTCATCAATTACCATAATATGAAAAAGCAGGTGAGAGCTATTAACCAAGGTTTGAGGAAATAG
- a CDS encoding LytTR family DNA-binding domain-containing protein, with protein MKVRVTIDSAFTEDQVKIEARFMTSEISDLIAYAKDLDKGQTNLTVKKGEAIYLLEWSEIDTIYVENRVLQVTARETCYQSSLRLYQVKEIVPEYFLQISQSEIINLRQIEHLQLTPNGLVKIVLKNKTVTYSSRRYLKRIKEALNL; from the coding sequence ATGAAAGTCAGAGTAACTATCGATTCAGCTTTTACAGAGGATCAGGTCAAGATTGAAGCACGTTTTATGACATCGGAAATATCTGATTTGATTGCCTATGCCAAAGACCTAGACAAAGGGCAGACGAATCTAACGGTGAAAAAAGGAGAGGCAATTTATCTTCTTGAATGGAGTGAGATTGATACAATTTATGTAGAAAATCGTGTGCTTCAAGTCACAGCAAGGGAAACTTGCTACCAATCTTCTCTTCGATTGTATCAGGTCAAGGAAATCGTACCTGAATATTTTCTGCAAATCTCACAATCGGAAATCATCAATCTGCGACAGATAGAACACCTGCAATTGACCCCAAATGGATTGGTGAAAATTGTTTTAAAAAATAAGACTGTTACCTATTCCTCACGCCGCTATCTAAAACGTATCAAGGAGGCATTGAACTTATGA
- the mutS gene encoding DNA mismatch repair protein MutS has product MAKEKISPGMQQYLDIKANYPDAFLLFRMGDFYELFYDDAVEAAQILELTLTSRNRNAENPIPMAGVPYHAAQQYIDTLVDLGHKVAIAEQVEDPKTAVGVVKREVVQIITPGTVVDSSKIGSESNFLVAIDRQGVTYALSYMDVATGQFFVTSLDDFMTLCGEIRNLRARELVIGYSLSEEEEQVLTSQMNLLLSHEDTVADDTQLLDPSLIAIEKNVAGKLLSYVLRTQLRDLVHLQKVQHYEIKDYLQMDYATKSSLDLLENARTGKKHGSLYWLLDETKTAMGLRLLRSWIDRPLIDRTKIESRQRVVQVFLDYFFERSDLVESLKGVYDIERLASRVSFGKTLPKDLLQLSQTLSNVPAIRMILEQIDEPTLTPLISSLDAIPELHALISEAIAPDAQGAITDGNIIKTGFDATLDQYRLVMREGTGWIAEIEAKERANSGINNLKIDYNKKDGYYFHVTNSNLNHVPDHFFRKATLKNSERYGTEELAKIEGQMLEARDKSAHLEYEIFMRIRQEVEKYISRLQRLARTIATIDVLQSFAVVAENQRYVCPQFTDTRQLTIEQGRHAVVEKVMGKQTYIPNSIVLDEATNMQLITGPNMSGKSTYMRQLGMIVIMAQMGSYVPAEVVTLPIFDAIFTRIGAADDLVSGQSTFMVEMMEANKAIRLASEQSLILFDELGRGTATYDGMALAQSIIEYIHDRIGAKTLFATHYHELTELSETLAHLENVHVSTLEHNGQVTFLHKIASGPADKSYGIHVAKIAGMPDALLQRADTILQSLENQTQLPQRAEEVSFQPPVGQMDLFSAPHPALEQLEKLDVYTMTPLEAMNALAELKKLV; this is encoded by the coding sequence ATGGCAAAAGAAAAAATTTCACCCGGCATGCAACAGTATCTGGATATAAAAGCAAACTATCCAGATGCTTTTTTGCTATTTCGCATGGGGGATTTCTATGAATTATTTTATGATGATGCTGTAGAGGCAGCGCAGATTTTGGAATTAACTTTGACCAGTCGCAACCGCAATGCGGAAAATCCTATTCCGATGGCGGGCGTTCCCTATCATGCAGCTCAGCAGTACATTGATACTCTGGTTGATTTGGGACATAAGGTCGCAATTGCTGAACAGGTGGAAGACCCTAAGACTGCTGTTGGTGTCGTGAAACGTGAAGTTGTTCAGATTATTACACCTGGGACGGTTGTGGACTCGTCAAAAATCGGCTCTGAAAGTAACTTTTTGGTGGCAATCGATCGCCAAGGTGTGACCTATGCCTTGTCTTATATGGATGTGGCAACAGGGCAGTTTTTTGTGACCAGCCTAGATGATTTTATGACCTTGTGCGGTGAAATTCGTAACCTTCGTGCGCGTGAATTGGTCATTGGCTATTCTTTGTCGGAGGAAGAGGAGCAGGTTCTGACATCTCAAATGAATCTTCTCTTATCTCATGAGGATACAGTAGCAGATGATACGCAGTTGCTTGATCCATCTTTAATTGCAATTGAAAAAAATGTAGCTGGCAAACTCCTGAGCTATGTCTTACGGACACAGTTACGGGATTTGGTCCATTTGCAAAAGGTACAGCATTATGAAATCAAGGATTATTTGCAGATGGATTATGCAACCAAATCGAGTCTTGATCTGTTGGAAAATGCGCGAACAGGGAAGAAACACGGCAGTCTTTACTGGCTTTTGGATGAAACCAAAACTGCCATGGGCTTGCGTTTGCTGCGCTCATGGATTGACCGCCCCCTAATTGACCGTACAAAAATCGAATCGCGTCAACGTGTGGTGCAGGTTTTCTTGGATTATTTCTTTGAACGAAGCGATTTGGTCGAGAGTTTAAAAGGGGTTTATGATATTGAGCGCTTGGCTAGTCGGGTTTCCTTTGGTAAAACTCTACCGAAGGACTTGCTACAACTTTCTCAGACTTTGTCGAATGTGCCTGCAATCCGGATGATTTTAGAGCAGATAGATGAGCCTACTCTTACTCCCTTGATTTCAAGTTTAGATGCCATTCCTGAGCTTCATGCCTTGATTAGTGAAGCGATTGCCCCCGATGCCCAAGGGGCGATTACAGATGGAAATATTATCAAGACAGGGTTTGATGCTACCTTGGATCAATACCGTCTTGTCATGCGTGAAGGGACTGGCTGGATTGCTGAAATAGAAGCCAAGGAGCGAGCCAATTCAGGTATTAACAATCTAAAAATTGATTACAATAAAAAAGATGGCTACTATTTCCACGTAACCAATTCAAATTTGAATCATGTCCCAGACCATTTCTTCCGTAAGGCAACCTTGAAAAATTCAGAGCGCTATGGGACAGAAGAGTTGGCTAAGATTGAAGGACAAATGCTCGAGGCACGTGATAAATCGGCTCATCTGGAGTATGAGATTTTCATGCGGATTCGACAAGAAGTGGAAAAATACATCAGCCGCCTGCAACGGCTAGCGCGGACTATTGCGACGATTGATGTACTGCAATCCTTTGCTGTTGTGGCAGAAAACCAGCGCTATGTATGCCCTCAGTTTACGGATACGCGTCAATTAACCATTGAACAAGGGCGTCATGCTGTTGTTGAAAAAGTGATGGGCAAGCAGACCTATATTCCTAACTCCATTGTCCTTGATGAAGCGACCAATATGCAGTTGATTACAGGTCCGAATATGAGTGGTAAATCAACCTATATGCGCCAGCTAGGCATGATTGTCATCATGGCGCAAATGGGCTCCTATGTGCCAGCAGAGGTTGTTACCTTACCGATTTTTGATGCAATTTTTACCCGAATCGGAGCGGCAGATGATTTGGTTAGTGGCCAGTCAACCTTTATGGTCGAAATGATGGAAGCCAATAAAGCCATTCGTTTAGCGAGTGAACAGTCCTTGATTCTCTTTGATGAATTAGGGCGTGGAACGGCAACCTATGATGGAATGGCCTTGGCTCAATCGATTATCGAATACATTCATGATCGCATCGGAGCAAAGACCTTGTTTGCTACCCATTACCATGAATTGACAGAGTTGAGTGAAACCTTGGCACATTTAGAAAATGTCCATGTATCTACCTTAGAACACAATGGTCAAGTGACCTTCTTGCACAAGATTGCTTCAGGACCTGCTGATAAGTCTTATGGAATTCATGTGGCTAAAATTGCGGGTATGCCAGACGCTCTCTTGCAGCGGGCAGACACTATTTTACAATCCCTAGAAAATCAAACCCAGCTACCGCAGAGAGCAGAAGAAGTGTCTTTTCAACCTCCTGTCGGTCAAATGGACCTCTTTTCCGCCCCACATCCAGCACTAGAACAATTAGAGAAGTTAGACGTCTACACCATGACTCCGCTTGAAGCTATGAATGCCTTAGCTGAATTGAAGAAATTGGTATAA
- the argR gene encoding arginine repressor, translating into MNKIQRQELIQTMIREEKIRTQAEIQQGLARHGISVTQTTLSRDLRELGLVKMHENGSSYYALPIQQEEMTFTQLLAKYAYKVERASFILVLHSELGEAALMANIIDIEKPTTILGTLAGADTLLVICRDEVAAKQVEAEIKSYLD; encoded by the coding sequence GTGAATAAAATACAAAGACAAGAATTGATTCAAACTATGATTCGTGAAGAAAAGATTCGGACACAGGCAGAGATACAACAGGGCCTTGCTCGACATGGCATTTCTGTGACCCAGACCACCTTATCCCGTGATTTGCGTGAATTGGGTCTTGTTAAAATGCATGAAAATGGCAGTTCCTATTATGCCTTACCAATCCAACAAGAGGAAATGACCTTTACTCAATTATTGGCTAAATATGCCTATAAGGTGGAGCGTGCGAGTTTTATTTTGGTTTTGCATTCAGAATTGGGTGAAGCAGCCTTGATGGCCAATATTATTGATATTGAAAAACCGACTACGATTTTAGGAACCTTAGCAGGAGCCGATACTCTGCTGGTTATTTGTCGTGATGAAGTAGCGGCTAAGCAGGTAGAAGCTGAGATAAAATCGTACTTGGATTGA